From the genome of Scytonema hofmannii PCC 7110, one region includes:
- a CDS encoding NAD(P)H-quinone oxidoreductase subunit N, which translates to MALITTGNGLIRDLEKHGALGVYVPLEGGFEGRYRRRLRAAGYIALNLTAKGLGDVAAYLTKVHGVRPPHLGKKSTGSGAAVGYVYYLPPIVSSQLEQLPPKSKGLVLWIIEGSVLSDQEVEFLATLPSIEPRVKVIIERGGDRAFRWMPLEKTLVAV; encoded by the coding sequence ATGGCATTAATTACCACTGGCAACGGTTTAATCCGCGATTTGGAGAAGCATGGTGCTCTCGGTGTGTACGTACCTCTCGAAGGAGGTTTTGAAGGTCGGTACAGACGCCGACTGCGTGCAGCAGGCTATATTGCCCTCAATTTGACTGCAAAGGGACTGGGAGATGTAGCTGCCTATCTCACGAAAGTTCATGGTGTTCGACCTCCACATCTCGGTAAAAAAAGCACGGGTAGTGGTGCAGCAGTAGGTTATGTGTACTACTTGCCACCAATTGTTAGCTCTCAGCTAGAACAACTTCCACCAAAATCCAAAGGTTTGGTGTTGTGGATTATTGAAGGGTCTGTTCTTTCAGATCAAGAAGTCGAGTTCTTGGCAACTTTACCTAGTATAGAACCACGCGTTAAAGTCATCATTGAGAGAGGAGGCGATCGCGCTTTCCGTTGGATGCCTTTAGAAAAAACTCTGGTAGCTGTCTAG